GCCTATGGCTCACAATGTTGATCGCCTGTTCAACATAGGAGCCAGCAAGGCTCGATAATCTTACGGGAAGGATATGCGATGACACGCTCTCTCAACGGCAAGGTCGCGGTGGTGACGGGTGCGGGATCAGGCATCGGACGCGCCATCGCAATCCGCCTAGCCGAAGACACGGCGAAAGTCGCGATCTGGGACATCAACGGCGCCGGGGCCAACGAGACCGCGCAGATGATTGAAGATGCGGGCGGCACCGCCATCTCGATTACGGCCGATTGTGCGAACAAGGAGGCAATTCACGCCGCTGCGGAAGAAACTCGCGCCAAACTGGGGCCGGTCGCGATCCTCGTCAACAATGCCGGCATCGCGCCCTTCACGCCCTTCATGGAGATTGACGACGATCTGTTCGACAAGGTGATCCGCGTCAATCTGCGCGGTCCCTATCTGGTGGTGAAGGAAGTACTGCCTGACATGCTGTCTACCGGTTGGGGGCGTGTGATTAACATCACGTCGTCGTCGGTCCAGTCCGGTTCCTTCGCTCAGGGCCATTATGTCTCCTCCAAGGGCGGGCTTATGGGTATGACCAAGGCATTGGCGCTGGAGTTCGCGGCAAGCGGCGTCACCTTCAACATGGTGCCGCCCGGCTTTATCGACACGCCAATGCTGCGCCAGGCGCCGATCGATGTCGAAGCCTTTGCCCAGACCCTGCCGATGAAACGGATAGGAAAGCCGGAGGATATCGCCGCGGCCTGCGCCTATCTGGCCTCCGAGGAGGCGAGCTATATCACCGGCCAGACGATCAGCACCAATGGCGGTCGCTACATGGGTTCCCATTGACATCGGCCTGGAAAGGACAGCCGGATGCGGCTCGCGGGCAAGATTGCCATCATCACCGGTGCTGCCGGCGGCATGGGGGAAGCAGCCGCCTCCCTCTTCGCGCGCGAAGGCGCAAGCATCGCCGCGGTCGATCTTGATGAAGCGAGCCTCGCGCCCATAGTGCAAGCCATCCGCGCGCAGGGCGGCAAAGCGATCGCAATCGGGGCCGATGTCAGCCGGACAACAGACGTGTGCCGAATTGTCGCTCGCACCG
The window above is part of the Sphingobium sp. BYY-5 genome. Proteins encoded here:
- a CDS encoding 3-oxoacyl-ACP reductase family protein, which gives rise to MTRSLNGKVAVVTGAGSGIGRAIAIRLAEDTAKVAIWDINGAGANETAQMIEDAGGTAISITADCANKEAIHAAAEETRAKLGPVAILVNNAGIAPFTPFMEIDDDLFDKVIRVNLRGPYLVVKEVLPDMLSTGWGRVINITSSSVQSGSFAQGHYVSSKGGLMGMTKALALEFAASGVTFNMVPPGFIDTPMLRQAPIDVEAFAQTLPMKRIGKPEDIAAACAYLASEEASYITGQTISTNGGRYMGSH